In Populus trichocarpa isolate Nisqually-1 chromosome 12, P.trichocarpa_v4.1, whole genome shotgun sequence, a genomic segment contains:
- the LOC7493179 gene encoding probable trehalose-phosphate phosphatase 4 isoform X2 has protein sequence MFKRNFAKLNQAMGFQRSSNRQKVQPGVSDLSSNERAPNSCHPVINGSAVSDDANYSSWMMRAAVREVAKYFPTAIISGRSRDKVKGFVQLNNIYYAGSHGMDIMAPPRPVRSSDGKYHTVSLDRKGNEAVFQPAQKFLPSIQKILKELEEAIMKIQGARVENNRFCVSVHFRQVRDEDYGILEEKVKSILKHYPDFRLGWGKKVMEIRPSIEWDKGNALEYLLDTLGLGNCTDVLPVYIGDDRTDEDAFKVIQKRGQGYPIVVASSPKDTKASYSLHDPSEVLTFLLRLARWRKASSSSRSLSQIWGVGS, from the exons ATGTTTAAGAGAAATTTTGCAAAGCTTAACCAGGCCATGGGATTTCAAAGATCTTCCAACAGGCAAAAGGTGCAGCCTGGTGTTAGTGATCTCTCTTCAAATGAGAGAGCACCAAATTCGTGTCATCCTGTAATCAATGGATCAGCTGTTTCTGATGATGCAAATTACAGTTCATGGATG ATGCGTGCAGCAGTTCGTGAAGTTGCAAAATACTTTCCAACAGCTATAATCAGTGGTAGAAGCAGAGATAAG GTGAAAGGATTTGTTCAGTTGAATAACATATATTATGCTGGAAGCCATGGGATGGACATTATGGCACCACCTAGGCCTGTTAGGTCTAGTGATGGGAAATATCATACTGTATCCCTTGACAGAAAG GGCAATGAAGCTGTCTTTCAACCTGCTCAGAAATTCTTACCTTCAATTCAAAAG ATTCTGAAAGAACTGGAAGAGGCAATTATGAAAATACAAGGTGCCAGGGTAGAAAACAACAGATTTTGTGTCTCTGTACATTTTCGACAAGTTCGAGATGAG GATTATGGGATCTTAGAGGAGAAGGTGAAGTCTATTCTGAAACACTATCCAGACTTTCGTTTGGGTTGGGGTAAGAAG GTTATGGAAATACGACCATCAATAGAATGGGACAAAGGCAACGCCCTAGAATATTTGCTCGATACTCTAGGGTTAGGCAACTGCACCGATGTTCTCCCGGTTTATATCGGAGATGACCGGACAGATGAAGATGCTTTCAAG GTGATTCAAAAGAGAGGCCAAGGGTATCCAATCGTGGTAGCGTCCAGTCCGAAGGATACGAAAGCTTCCTACTCCCTCCATGACCCGTCGGAAGTCTTGACTTTCTTGCTGCGTCTAGCAAGGTGGAGGAAGGCCTCTAGTTCGAGCAGGTCACTGTCTCAGATCTGGGGCGTGGGTAGCTAA
- the LOC7489821 gene encoding uncharacterized protein LOC7489821, producing MECNKDEAVRAKEIAEKKFMGRDYAGAKKFALKAQNLYPELDGLSQMLTTFDVHISAENRTSNGEVDWYGVLGANPWADDETVRKHYHKLALMLHPDRNKSLGADDAFKLVSEAWGLLSDKEKRRAYNQKLSPAEWQGRVSTQTKAPSAQHRENGFHNHNSTVTSHTRTQNKNMQSRPTSVPSPSSKKPDTFWTICSRCMMHYEYLRVYLNHNLLCPNCHQPFLAVEKDPPSNVMKSSQNPRHHAGNSNAFNSQKNGGQNSGSEGFGVHNSTNGPNLQWCNFGGKIASTSTAGHAKSVVQKTHDQLKREQEDAQAATEWEKRYASKRVGNSALRADQLFKRRRCDETGMNNHGADVLNQAVIGNGGAGIRNSSEPRRGQFEAQRVHGFSDIHTKSITGRELSLLELRNILMKKGLLEVRGKLKEWSSNQVKLKESKKPESLVNNDANKHKSGDSAGTSSNGSTKQAPAPLSINVPDPDFHNFDLDRTESSFGDDQVWAAYDENDGMPRYYARIHSVISLKPFKMKISWLNSRSNSEFGLLDWVGSGFLKTCGDFRTGRHEISKTLNSFSHRVTWSKGARGVVRILPRKGDVWALYRNWSPDWNEDTPDEVVREYEMVEVLDDYDEEQGISVVPLIKVAGFKAVFCRHVGPNDIRRIPKEEMFRFSHQVPNHVLTGEEAHSAPEGCRELDPAAIPSEFLQVVTEASEAELVATGREADKQTMQSLSQTEVSRMVDDASITREMIRSEDHARDDPTAISSELPPVIMEVNKAQMA from the coding sequence ATGGAGTGCAACAAAGATGAAGCAGTCAGGGCAAAGGAAATTGCTGAGAAGAAGTTTATGGGGAGGGATTATGCTGGGGCAAAGAAGTTTGCTTTAAAGGCTCAAAATTTGTACCCCGAGCTCGATGGTTTATCCCAAATGCTGACTACTTTTGACGTTCATATTTCTGCAGAGAACAGAACTAGTAATGGAGAAGTTGATTGGTACGGCGTGCTTGGTGCGAACCCCTGGGCTGACGATGAGACAGTCAGAAAACATTACCACAAGCTAGCGCTCATGCTTCATCCTGATAGAAACAAGTCTCTGGGTGCAGATGATGCATTTAAGCTGGTTTCAGAGGCCTGGGGCTTGTTATCTGATAAGGAAAAGAGACGAGCATACAATCAGAAACTGAGTCCTGCAGAATGGCAGGGGAGAGTATCAACCCAGACTAAGGCTCCCTCTGCCCAACATAGGGAAAATGGCTTTCATAATCACAACAGTACTGTAACTTCGCATACAAGGACTCAGAACAAGAATATGCAGTCGAGGCCCACATCAGTCCCTTCTCCGTCATCTAAAAAACCTGATACGTTTTGGACTATCTGCAGTCGATGTATGATGCATTATGAGTATCTGAGGGTTTATCTGAATCACAACCTGCTATGTCCCAACTGTCATCAGCCTTTTTTGGCTGTTGAGAAGGATCCACCTTCAAACGTTATGAAGTCATCCCAGAATCCAAGACATCATGCTGGAAATAGTAATGCAtttaattctcaaaaaaatGGTGGTCAAAATTCAGGATCTGAGGGGTTTGGAGTACACAATTCAACTAATGGTCCAAATCTCCAATGGTGTAATTTTGGAGGCAAAATTGCATCAACATCAACCGCTGGTCATGCTAAGAGTGTGGTTCAGAAAACACATGACCAATTGAAGAGAGAGCAGGAGGATGCACAGGCAGCCACTGAATGGGAGAAGCGTTATGCTTCCAAAAGGGTGGGTAATTCTGCTCTTAGAGCAGACCAACTCTTTAAAAGGAGGAGATGTGATGAAACTGGCATGAACAATCACGGAGCTGATGTTTTGAATCAAGCAGTCATTGGAAATGGAGGAGCAGGAATCAGAAATTCATCTGAACCAAGAAGGGGCCAATTTGAAGCACAAAGGGTTCATGGTTTTTCAGATATTCATACCAAGTCCATCACTGGACGAGAGTTGTCCCTTCTCGAGCTTCGAAACATTTTGATGAAGAAGGGACTCTTGGAGGTCCGTGGAAAACTTAAAGAATGGAGCTCAAATCAGGTGAAActgaaagaaagtaaaaaaccGGAAAGCTTGGTGAACAATGATGCAAATAAACATAAGAGTGGTGACTCTGCTGGCACTTCTTCCAATGGATCTACTAAACAGGCACCAGCACCTTTGTCAATCAATGTTCCAGATCctgattttcataattttgacTTGGATCGAACAGAAAGTTCCTTTGGTGATGACCAGGTCTGGGCTGCCTATGATGAAAACGATGGGATGCCCCGATATTATGCTCGAATTCACTCAGTGATCTCTTTGAAGCCTTTTAAGATGAAGATCAGTTGGCTTAACTCACGAAGCAACAGTGAATTTGGCCTTCTAGACTGGGTGGGGTctggttttttaaaaacttgtggTGATTTCCGGACTGGCAGACATGAAATCAGCAAAACCTTAAACTCTTTCTCACATAGGGTTACATGGTCAAAAGGCGCACGTGGAGTTGTTCGCATCCTTCCAAGAAAGGGAGATGTCTGGGCTCTATACAGAAACTGGTCTCCAGACTGGAATGAGGACACCCCAGATGAAGTGGTGCGAGAATATGAGATGGTAGAAGTACTTGATGACTACGATGAAGAACAGGGCATATCTGTTGTTCCTCTTATTAAGGTTGCTGGTTTCAAGGCAGTTTTTTGTAGACATGTAGGTCCAAATGATATTAGGAGGATTCCTAAAGAAGAGATGTTCCGCTTCTCTCATCAGGTCCCTAATCATGTGCTTACAGGCGAAGAAGCTCATAGCGCTCCGGAGGGTTGTCGGGAATTGGACCCAGCTGCTATCCCTTCGGAATTTCTCCAGGTTGTTACCGAAGCCAGTGAAGCAGAATTGGTGGCAACTGGTAGAGAAGCTGACAAACAAACAATGCAAAGTTTGTCACAAACAGAGGTAAGCCGAATGGTTGATGATGCCTCAATTACTAGGGAGATGATAAGAAGTGAAGATCATGCCAGAGATGATCCAACAGCCATCTCTTCAGAACTTCCTCCGGTGATTATGGAAGTCAACAAAGCACAAATGGCCTAG
- the LOC7489822 gene encoding NAC domain-containing protein 100: MENISGLGKEDDDKMDLPPGFRFHPTDEELISHYLYKKVLDINFSARAIGDVDLNKSEPWELPWKAKMGEKEWYFFCVRDRKYPTGLRTNRATEAGYWKATGKDKEIYRGKSLVGMKKTLVFYKGRAPKGEKTNWVMHEYRLEGKFSAHNLPKTAKNEWVICRVFQKSSAGKKTYISGLVRLGSFGNEFSPYGLPPLTDSSPSNGKIKPVAESAYVPCFSNLSDDQRNQQDTTDSFNNHLFAVSSNPSEVFPRIPLLNSFYSPQAVAASGNLQYPGSVSIQDRSVLKALIENQGSNMKQQSSKLERDMASVSQDSAADMNNEISSVISNLEAGKRSFDEQEAPPCTLVQSMDLDCFWNY; the protein is encoded by the exons ATGGAAAACATTTCTGGACTTGGCAAGGAAGATGATGATAAGATGGATTTGCCTCCTGGATTCCGGTTCCATCCGACTGACGAAGAGCTTATTTCTCACTACTTATACAAGAAGGTTCTTGACATCAACTTCTCTGCTAGAGCAATCGGAGATGTGGACTTGAACAAGTCTGAACCCTGGGAACTGCCAT GGAAGGCGAAGATGGGAGAGAAAGAGTGGTACTTTTTCTGTGTTAGGGACAGAAAGTACCCAACAGGTCTCAGAACAAATAGGGCAACTGAAGCTGGTTACTGGAAAGCCACGGGGAAAGATAAGGAGATCTACAGAGGAAAATCCCTGGTTGGAATGAAAAAGACCCTTGTTTTCTACAAGGGCAGAGCCCCTAAAGGAGAGAAAACCAACTGGGTCATGCATGAATACAGATTAGAGGGTAAATTCTCTGCCCACAATCTCCCCAAAACTGCCAAG AATGAATGGGTGATTTGCAGGGTGTTTCAAAAGAGCTCGGCTGGAAAGAAGACCTATATTTCAGGTCTAGTGAGACTAGGTTCTTTTGGTAATGAATTTAGCCCTTATGGTCTGCCACCATTGACGGATTCTTCACCCTCCAATGGCAAGATTAAGCCGGTGGCCGAGTCGGCCTACGTGCCCTGCTTCTCCAATCTCAGTGATGATCAAAGAAACCAACAAGACACAACTGATAGCTTCAACAATCATCTTTTTGCAGTTTCTTCGAACCCTTCAGAGGTTTTTCCTCGAATCCCACTTCTGAATTCATTCTACTCTCCCCAGGCTGTCGCAGCATCAGGAAATTTGCAATATCCAGGTTCTGTTTCAATTCAAGACCGCTCAGTTTTAAAAGCCTTGATTGAGAACCAAGGCTCAAACATGAAGCAGCAAAGTTCCAAGCTTGAAAGGGACATGGCCAGTGTCTCACAAGATAGCGCTGCAGATATGAACAATGAAATCTCTTCTGTCATATCAAATCTTGAAGCGGGAAAAAGGTCATTTGATGAACAAGAGGCACCACCTTGTACATTAGTCCAATCAATGGACCTTGATTGTTTCTGGAACTATTGA
- the LOC7493179 gene encoding probable trehalose-phosphate phosphatase 4 isoform X1 — MFKRNFAKLNQAMGFQRSSNRQKVQPGVSDLSSNERAPNSCHPVINGSAVSDDANYSSWMVDHPSALTSFDQMMKDARGKKIVVFLDYDGTLSPIVNDPDRAFMSDEMRAAVREVAKYFPTAIISGRSRDKVKGFVQLNNIYYAGSHGMDIMAPPRPVRSSDGKYHTVSLDRKGNEAVFQPAQKFLPSIQKILKELEEAIMKIQGARVENNRFCVSVHFRQVRDEDYGILEEKVKSILKHYPDFRLGWGKKVMEIRPSIEWDKGNALEYLLDTLGLGNCTDVLPVYIGDDRTDEDAFKVIQKRGQGYPIVVASSPKDTKASYSLHDPSEVLTFLLRLARWRKASSSSRSLSQIWGVGS, encoded by the exons ATGTTTAAGAGAAATTTTGCAAAGCTTAACCAGGCCATGGGATTTCAAAGATCTTCCAACAGGCAAAAGGTGCAGCCTGGTGTTAGTGATCTCTCTTCAAATGAGAGAGCACCAAATTCGTGTCATCCTGTAATCAATGGATCAGCTGTTTCTGATGATGCAAATTACAGTTCATGGATG GTGGACCATCCTTCTGCATTGACCTCATTTGATCAGATGATGAAAGATGCAAGGGGGAAGAAGATCGTCGTGTTTTTAGACTACGACGGAACTCTCTCGCCGATTGTAAATGATCCTGATCGTGCTTTCATGTCTGATGAG ATGCGTGCAGCAGTTCGTGAAGTTGCAAAATACTTTCCAACAGCTATAATCAGTGGTAGAAGCAGAGATAAG GTGAAAGGATTTGTTCAGTTGAATAACATATATTATGCTGGAAGCCATGGGATGGACATTATGGCACCACCTAGGCCTGTTAGGTCTAGTGATGGGAAATATCATACTGTATCCCTTGACAGAAAG GGCAATGAAGCTGTCTTTCAACCTGCTCAGAAATTCTTACCTTCAATTCAAAAG ATTCTGAAAGAACTGGAAGAGGCAATTATGAAAATACAAGGTGCCAGGGTAGAAAACAACAGATTTTGTGTCTCTGTACATTTTCGACAAGTTCGAGATGAG GATTATGGGATCTTAGAGGAGAAGGTGAAGTCTATTCTGAAACACTATCCAGACTTTCGTTTGGGTTGGGGTAAGAAG GTTATGGAAATACGACCATCAATAGAATGGGACAAAGGCAACGCCCTAGAATATTTGCTCGATACTCTAGGGTTAGGCAACTGCACCGATGTTCTCCCGGTTTATATCGGAGATGACCGGACAGATGAAGATGCTTTCAAG GTGATTCAAAAGAGAGGCCAAGGGTATCCAATCGTGGTAGCGTCCAGTCCGAAGGATACGAAAGCTTCCTACTCCCTCCATGACCCGTCGGAAGTCTTGACTTTCTTGCTGCGTCTAGCAAGGTGGAGGAAGGCCTCTAGTTCGAGCAGGTCACTGTCTCAGATCTGGGGCGTGGGTAGCTAA